One Henriciella litoralis genomic window carries:
- a CDS encoding acyclic terpene utilization AtuA family protein — MTNDSGFSVKVLVPCGSLGAGVREDEVEYGLSQGAQAIASDAGSTDSGAAYLATGKSKNSRGAVKRDLTILMRAHANAGIPVIIGTSGQAGGDLNVDWTRDILLEVVDELGLSPKIALLYSEQSCADIKTFNREGKIKPLPPLGPLDDETVDECDHIVALMGVEPYIAALEAGADVILGGRSTDPAVLASFPIWKGAGWGPSWHAGKIGECGAQCADKRDGAGVLLTVGHKGFEVEPLAQDNLCTPQSVGAHMLYENTNPYVLTEPGGQLDVTGATYEQVPGDRAVRVHGAQWVKRPYTMKLEGAGGGMYQTIMLVGIQDPDVLADVSGFHDRFLAALDARARESMPPEEHDHFNISVRMYGWNAVDGAAVPEGTPPPREIGALFVATARSQELANAIAHACNPYFFHYPAVMEKELPSYGFAFTPADVPRGQIYEFKLNHVVEVDDPLQLVRTGWINP; from the coding sequence ATGACCAATGATAGCGGCTTTTCAGTAAAAGTGCTTGTGCCGTGCGGATCGCTAGGCGCGGGCGTGCGCGAAGACGAGGTCGAGTACGGCCTTTCCCAAGGCGCTCAGGCCATCGCATCTGATGCCGGCTCAACTGACAGCGGTGCAGCCTATCTCGCGACTGGAAAATCCAAGAATAGCCGCGGGGCGGTAAAGCGGGATCTGACGATCCTGATGAGGGCCCATGCGAATGCTGGGATTCCGGTCATTATCGGGACCTCGGGCCAGGCTGGCGGCGATCTCAATGTCGACTGGACCCGGGACATTCTTCTGGAAGTGGTCGACGAACTCGGCCTCTCGCCCAAGATTGCCTTGCTGTACAGCGAGCAGTCTTGCGCCGACATCAAGACCTTCAACCGGGAAGGTAAGATCAAGCCATTACCCCCCCTTGGGCCGCTCGATGACGAAACTGTCGACGAATGCGACCACATCGTCGCGCTGATGGGCGTCGAGCCGTATATCGCTGCGCTTGAAGCCGGGGCGGATGTGATTCTGGGCGGCCGGTCAACGGACCCCGCCGTCCTGGCCAGTTTTCCCATATGGAAGGGAGCAGGATGGGGGCCGTCATGGCATGCCGGCAAGATTGGCGAATGCGGTGCCCAATGCGCCGACAAGCGGGATGGAGCCGGCGTGCTTCTCACAGTCGGCCACAAAGGTTTCGAGGTTGAGCCGCTTGCGCAGGACAATCTCTGTACGCCGCAAAGCGTTGGCGCTCACATGCTTTACGAGAACACCAATCCTTACGTCCTTACCGAGCCGGGCGGTCAGCTCGATGTGACGGGGGCGACGTATGAGCAAGTGCCCGGCGATCGCGCGGTCCGGGTCCACGGTGCGCAATGGGTGAAGCGGCCCTATACGATGAAGCTCGAAGGCGCTGGGGGCGGGATGTATCAAACCATCATGCTCGTGGGCATTCAGGATCCGGATGTACTGGCTGACGTGTCCGGATTCCATGATCGGTTCTTGGCTGCGCTCGATGCGAGGGCACGCGAGTCGATGCCGCCTGAAGAGCATGACCATTTTAATATCTCGGTCAGAATGTATGGCTGGAATGCCGTTGACGGCGCTGCGGTTCCGGAGGGCACGCCGCCGCCGCGCGAGATCGGCGCTTTGTTCGTTGCAACAGCGAGGTCGCAGGAACTTGCCAACGCCATCGCGCATGCCTGCAATCCTTACTTCTTTCACTATCCGGCGGTGATGGAGAAGGAGCTTCCAAGTTATGGTTTTGCCTTCACGCCGGCCGATGTTCCGCGAGGCCAGATCTACGAGTTCAAACTCAATCACGTGGTTGAAGTTGATGATCCGCTGCAGCTTGTGCGGACAGGATGGATCAATCCATGA
- a CDS encoding DUF4387 domain-containing protein, with protein MTKLRDVCEHIRSKQAGPFWVTMDIWFDSADSFERYKDSQALGPEAFRRLYGTDAALVKKIDVPEFHLIKISYPRATPQGGMVERDMHSGQQYVRLLDVDLD; from the coding sequence GTGACCAAGCTACGTGACGTTTGTGAGCACATCAGATCGAAGCAGGCCGGCCCGTTCTGGGTGACCATGGATATATGGTTCGACAGCGCTGACAGTTTCGAAAGATACAAGGACAGCCAAGCGTTGGGCCCCGAAGCCTTTCGTCGCCTTTACGGAACAGATGCGGCGCTCGTTAAAAAGATAGACGTTCCCGAATTCCACCTCATCAAGATCTCTTATCCAAGAGCGACCCCACAGGGCGGAATGGTCGAGCGCGACATGCATTCGGGCCAGCAATATGTCCGGCTCCTGGATGTCGATCTCGACTAA
- a CDS encoding class II aldolase/adducin family protein, with protein sequence MTALAERQLPSCTEAEWKIRCDLAAAYRLVALFGWDDLVFTHISARVPGPEHHFLINPYGWLFEEITATSLVKVDLDGQRVDASDAIVNPAGFTIHSAVHDAREDANCVLHLHTVDGVAVSCQEEGLLPINQTSMLLNGQLAYHDYEGIALDHDERPRLVADLGESSVMILRNHGTMAVGDSVGSAFTFMYFLERACSIQIAAQASSRLMTPQGEVQNVVEQQSKSMAKAADMLVWPALLRRLRRQNPGFDS encoded by the coding sequence ATGACTGCACTTGCTGAACGCCAGCTGCCATCTTGCACTGAAGCCGAATGGAAAATCCGCTGCGATCTCGCCGCCGCGTACCGGTTGGTCGCCCTGTTCGGATGGGATGACCTCGTCTTCACGCACATTTCCGCTCGGGTGCCCGGGCCAGAACACCACTTCCTGATCAATCCCTATGGATGGCTGTTTGAGGAGATCACGGCGACTTCCCTCGTCAAGGTCGATCTCGACGGCCAGAGGGTCGATGCCTCAGATGCGATTGTAAATCCTGCCGGCTTCACGATCCATTCGGCCGTGCATGACGCGCGCGAGGACGCCAATTGTGTCCTGCACCTACACACGGTGGATGGGGTAGCCGTCTCCTGTCAGGAAGAAGGCCTGCTGCCAATCAATCAGACATCGATGTTGCTCAATGGCCAGCTCGCTTACCATGACTATGAAGGCATCGCGCTCGACCATGACGAGCGGCCAAGGCTTGTCGCCGACCTTGGCGAGAGCAGTGTCATGATCTTGCGCAATCACGGCACGATGGCTGTCGGCGATTCCGTCGGATCGGCGTTCACCTTCATGTACTTTCTCGAACGCGCCTGCTCGATCCAGATCGCAGCGCAGGCGAGCAGCCGGCTGATGACCCCGCAAGGCGAGGTGCAGAACGTTGTCGAACAGCAATCGAAGAGCATGGCGAAGGCCGCGGACATGTTGGTCTGGCCGGCCCTCTTGCGGCGTCTTCGCCGGCAGAATCCTGGCTTTGACAGCTAG
- a CDS encoding MFS transporter: MSEDTKPSGRLPLFRLLAYCSLTFPIVAVGLPVTTYLPPLYASQAGLGLAAVGIVFMIARVWDVISDPIVGIVVDRYQWRHGRRKAWIAVSIPMMCITAFFLFMPERGGQASAGFLLLQLLIIYTGWTFLQTAHQAWGADLAPGYDDRSRLFGAREIVNACGTIFILALPALVGMRFEVDAYTEVSVMGWFLILALPAAVVLAFVFVPDKTISPVKVERQEMSLKEIAASLKNSTLWRVLLIEIATGVGVGVTAATFLFVARGIAGFENGASTVLLVFFVASIIGIPLWLWFSKRLEKHTALMIACLYSLTGNIVIIPVLLFGPTWLFVAMIAVMGIGFGAPQALLRSMMADQVDREDVRSGVNKAGFYFAFMSTAYKIGQALAIGISFLLLALIGFNPEEPGDPSHRIGLIMVFTLAPILVFALCAFLCRNYPLTRQAHREDRELLEARASVVPSSDA, from the coding sequence ATGTCCGAGGATACCAAACCATCAGGCCGCCTGCCGCTCTTTCGGCTGCTCGCCTATTGCAGCCTGACCTTTCCGATTGTTGCGGTCGGTTTGCCCGTGACGACCTACTTGCCGCCGCTTTATGCGAGCCAGGCCGGACTTGGTCTGGCGGCGGTGGGCATCGTCTTCATGATCGCCCGCGTCTGGGACGTCATCTCGGATCCGATCGTCGGCATCGTTGTCGACCGGTATCAGTGGCGCCATGGCCGGCGGAAGGCGTGGATCGCCGTCAGCATTCCGATGATGTGCATCACCGCCTTCTTCCTGTTTATGCCGGAACGGGGCGGCCAGGCGAGTGCGGGTTTCCTGCTCCTGCAGCTGCTCATCATCTACACCGGCTGGACCTTCCTGCAGACAGCCCACCAGGCTTGGGGCGCTGACCTGGCGCCGGGCTATGACGACCGCTCGCGGCTGTTCGGAGCCCGCGAAATCGTCAATGCGTGCGGGACGATTTTCATCCTGGCCCTGCCAGCGCTCGTCGGTATGCGATTTGAGGTCGATGCCTATACCGAAGTTTCGGTTATGGGCTGGTTCCTGATCCTTGCCCTCCCGGCCGCCGTGGTGCTGGCTTTCGTGTTTGTCCCTGACAAGACGATCTCGCCAGTCAAGGTCGAGCGCCAGGAGATGAGCCTCAAAGAGATCGCGGCGAGCCTGAAGAACTCGACGTTGTGGCGTGTCCTCCTGATCGAGATCGCGACCGGTGTCGGCGTTGGCGTTACCGCTGCAACCTTCCTCTTCGTCGCGAGAGGTATCGCCGGATTTGAAAACGGTGCGAGCACCGTCCTGCTTGTCTTCTTCGTCGCCTCGATAATCGGTATCCCGCTCTGGCTGTGGTTCAGCAAGCGCCTGGAAAAGCACACTGCGCTGATGATTGCCTGTCTCTACTCGCTGACCGGCAATATCGTGATCATTCCGGTGCTGTTATTTGGGCCGACCTGGCTGTTTGTTGCCATGATTGCTGTCATGGGTATCGGCTTCGGCGCGCCCCAGGCCCTTCTGCGGTCGATGATGGCCGATCAGGTGGATCGCGAGGATGTACGATCAGGTGTCAACAAGGCCGGCTTCTATTTCGCTTTCATGAGCACGGCCTACAAGATCGGCCAGGCGCTGGCGATCGGGATCAGTTTCCTGCTTCTGGCCTTGATCGGATTCAATCCCGAAGAGCCAGGCGACCCGAGCCACCGGATCGGGCTGATCATGGTTTTCACGCTTGCGCCGATCCTCGTCTTCGCCCTGTGCGCGTTTCTGTGCCGCAACTATCCGCTGACACGGCAAGCGCACAGAGAGGACCGTGAGTTACTGGAGGCGCGGGCCTCTGTGGTACCGTCGAGCGATGCATAG
- a CDS encoding phosphoglycerate dehydrogenase, which produces MNTPLRKVVVTQKFFDEKAITYLRDRNIEVKIATLPDGKSEADLDVGDIEKLLAGAGGWIVGHARITRDVLAALPDLAVISRRGVGYEKVDTEAAKEMGKVVAIAAGGNDASVADQVIGMMISLGRRFEEARRAMADRKWGILVGTELHQKTVGIFGFGRIGRSLAKRLQGFDADILVCSPRLDPADIETYGLKPVDFQTLLREADYISIHAPLTPETKHMFDADAFETMKPTAVLINTARGGLVDDAALLQALETGRILGAGLDVYESESNPSLKPVTDALIARHDVIAAPHAGASTHEALARTNMIAAVCAADVIDGRDPPRQCVIVDGR; this is translated from the coding sequence ATGAACACCCCGCTCCGCAAAGTGGTCGTCACCCAGAAGTTCTTTGACGAAAAAGCCATCACCTATCTCAGGGATCGGAATATCGAGGTGAAGATTGCAACACTGCCGGACGGCAAGTCCGAAGCTGATCTTGATGTCGGCGATATCGAGAAACTGCTGGCTGGCGCTGGCGGCTGGATCGTTGGCCATGCGCGCATTACACGTGATGTCCTCGCTGCCCTGCCTGATCTTGCCGTGATTTCCCGGCGGGGCGTCGGCTATGAAAAGGTCGATACTGAAGCCGCGAAAGAGATGGGCAAGGTGGTTGCCATTGCAGCAGGTGGCAATGACGCTTCAGTCGCCGATCAGGTGATCGGCATGATGATCTCACTCGGCAGACGATTCGAGGAAGCTCGCCGGGCGATGGCGGACCGGAAATGGGGCATCCTTGTGGGAACGGAACTCCATCAGAAGACAGTCGGCATCTTCGGCTTCGGACGGATCGGGCGCAGTCTTGCAAAACGGCTGCAGGGTTTCGACGCCGATATTCTGGTCTGTTCGCCGCGCCTCGATCCGGCCGATATCGAGACCTATGGACTGAAACCCGTCGACTTTCAGACCCTTTTGAGAGAAGCCGACTACATATCCATTCACGCCCCTCTCACGCCCGAGACCAAGCACATGTTCGATGCTGACGCCTTCGAGACGATGAAGCCGACGGCAGTGTTGATCAATACAGCGCGCGGCGGCCTGGTAGACGATGCCGCCCTGCTACAGGCACTTGAGACCGGGCGCATCCTTGGTGCTGGTCTCGATGTCTATGAGAGCGAGAGCAATCCCTCCCTGAAGCCTGTCACTGACGCCCTGATCGCACGCCATGACGTCATCGCAGCCCCGCATGCAGGGGCATCAACGCACGAAGCGCTAGCGCGCACGAACATGATTGCCGCCGTCTGCGCGGCCGATGTGATCGACGGCCGCGACCCGCCTCGCCAATGCGTGATCGTCGACGGGCGCTGA
- the leuD gene encoding 3-isopropylmalate dehydratase small subunit: MRPDPFDHVSGTIAALPAANIDTDVIMPKTFLKGIDRSGLERGVFHDLRFDERGEPRPDFVLNQPPWRNARFLVTGANFGCGSSREHAVWGLLQLGIRAIIAPSFAGIFFDNCARNGLLAIEAAETDVGHLTGCAQEAQTVTINLPGQAIETQDRTLTFDISEQRKTMLLQGLDAVGMTLQRRKDIEAFQDQYLADRPWLA; encoded by the coding sequence ATGCGTCCTGACCCGTTCGACCACGTCTCCGGCACGATCGCGGCCCTTCCCGCCGCGAATATCGACACCGATGTCATCATGCCGAAGACGTTTCTGAAGGGTATCGACCGCAGCGGGCTGGAGCGCGGCGTGTTTCATGATTTGCGATTTGATGAGCGTGGTGAGCCGCGCCCGGACTTCGTCCTCAACCAGCCACCGTGGCGGAATGCCCGATTTCTGGTGACGGGCGCGAATTTCGGTTGTGGATCGAGCCGGGAGCATGCGGTCTGGGGCCTTCTCCAACTTGGTATCAGAGCGATCATCGCACCGTCCTTTGCTGGCATCTTCTTCGATAATTGTGCCCGAAACGGGCTGCTCGCCATCGAAGCTGCCGAAACAGATGTCGGTCATCTGACCGGCTGCGCCCAGGAGGCGCAAACAGTCACCATCAACCTGCCCGGCCAGGCGATCGAGACGCAGGACCGGACGCTGACTTTCGACATTAGCGAACAGCGCAAGACGATGCTTCTTCAAGGCCTTGATGCGGTCGGCATGACGCTGCAACGGCGCAAGGATATCGAAGCGTTCCAGGACCAGTATCTTGCTGACCGGCCATGGCTTGCCTGA
- the leuC gene encoding 3-isopropylmalate dehydratase large subunit, with translation MTAPRTLYDKLVDSHTVRTIDEASGEVLLYVDRTVLNEYTSPQAFTALREADRKVFRPGSALGVIDHVNSTQPPDMTSPEDQSDDIQMSYFVRNCRDFGIELFDLFHTQQGIEHVVMPELGLVLPGLVIAAGDSHTTTYGAFGALGFGIGTSDIEHFLATQTLLYRRLKTMEVAISGTLPIGVTAKDIVMAVIREIGADGAQGHAVEFTGTAIEHLSIEGRMTICNMAVEGGARGALVAPDQRVFDYIAGRPRAPKADDLALAYPYWKTLKSDPDVQFDRRIELDAQTIQPMVSWGTSPDQALPIDGTIPDPALEPTPSRRRDAERALEYMGLTPGSRMTDIAIDHAFIGSCTNARIEDLRAAAAILDGRKVAAGVKAIIVPGSREVKRQAEAEGLDQVFLSAGFEWRQSGCSMCLAMNDDVIPAGGRCASSTNRNFEGRQGAGARTHLMSPAMVAAAAVAGHLCDVRDFEVSYAS, from the coding sequence ATGACCGCGCCAAGAACTCTCTATGACAAGCTGGTCGACAGCCATACGGTCCGTACGATCGATGAGGCGAGCGGCGAGGTCCTGCTTTACGTCGATCGCACGGTACTCAACGAGTATACGAGCCCGCAGGCCTTTACTGCTCTGCGGGAGGCGGATCGGAAGGTGTTTCGGCCCGGCTCCGCCCTCGGGGTCATTGACCATGTGAACTCGACACAGCCGCCTGACATGACGTCGCCCGAGGACCAGTCCGACGATATTCAAATGTCGTATTTCGTACGCAACTGCCGTGATTTTGGCATTGAACTCTTCGATCTGTTCCACACCCAGCAAGGCATCGAGCATGTCGTGATGCCGGAGCTGGGCCTTGTGCTGCCGGGACTGGTTATCGCAGCCGGCGACAGCCACACCACGACTTACGGTGCTTTTGGAGCGCTCGGCTTCGGCATTGGAACGTCCGATATCGAACACTTCCTCGCCACACAGACTTTGCTCTATCGTCGCCTAAAGACGATGGAAGTCGCAATTAGCGGGACGCTTCCTATCGGAGTGACGGCGAAAGATATCGTGATGGCGGTCATCCGCGAGATCGGCGCCGATGGGGCGCAGGGTCATGCGGTTGAGTTCACTGGGACTGCGATCGAACACCTCTCCATCGAAGGGCGGATGACGATCTGCAATATGGCGGTGGAAGGCGGAGCCCGAGGCGCCTTGGTCGCGCCGGACCAGAGAGTCTTCGACTATATCGCCGGACGGCCCAGGGCGCCCAAGGCTGATGATCTCGCCTTGGCCTATCCCTATTGGAAGACGCTGAAGTCCGATCCTGACGTGCAGTTCGACCGGCGCATCGAGCTCGACGCGCAGACAATCCAGCCCATGGTCTCCTGGGGCACAAGCCCCGATCAGGCGCTTCCGATCGATGGCACGATACCCGACCCGGCGCTTGAGCCGACGCCGTCTCGACGCCGCGACGCCGAAAGAGCGCTCGAATATATGGGGCTCACGCCCGGCTCGCGCATGACCGACATCGCGATCGACCACGCCTTTATCGGGTCCTGCACAAATGCCCGCATCGAGGATTTGCGCGCCGCAGCTGCCATTCTCGACGGGCGCAAGGTGGCGGCCGGCGTCAAGGCGATCATCGTTCCCGGCTCGCGTGAGGTAAAACGCCAGGCCGAAGCGGAAGGCCTCGACCAGGTTTTTCTCTCGGCGGGTTTCGAATGGCGCCAGTCCGGCTGTTCGATGTGCCTAGCGATGAATGATGATGTGATCCCGGCCGGCGGGCGCTGTGCCTCAAGTACCAACCGCAATTTTGAAGGCCGTCAGGGTGCCGGCGCACGGACGCATCTTATGAGCCCTGCCATGGTTGCTGCCGCAGCTGTGGCCGGCCATCTCTGCGATGTCCGTGACTTCGAGGTGTCTTATGCGTCCTGA
- a CDS encoding LysR family transcriptional regulator yields MDLHHLRLVAEICERGSIGKAAQTLGVSQPTLSKTLARLEDQLGQVLFQRGRGGSATPTIFATHISARAREILRWSDQLAREVELLAGGEVGRVRMGIGPGAKALLMPELVTKILTRFPNLHLDVDVLASDELYDRLISRQLDLVVGHFSPLLDFPDMRVLPLVDEPGSSIVRADHPLTKIANITWQDSLNYPHVSTVRYKTYAPYFSEGLPAGAEQILTTVRTSDMECAHRLVEEMDFVALASQLVFRSDLQSGRFVTLPLPRRYHSACSVAVTDEAAHFPVVRGIIDLVRQGLEKAGLELLS; encoded by the coding sequence ATGGATCTTCATCACCTGCGCCTTGTCGCGGAAATCTGTGAGCGTGGCAGCATTGGCAAGGCGGCGCAGACACTTGGCGTTTCACAGCCGACACTGAGCAAGACTCTCGCTCGTCTTGAGGATCAGCTCGGTCAGGTCCTCTTTCAACGCGGGCGCGGAGGGTCGGCAACACCAACGATATTTGCAACGCACATAAGCGCGCGTGCCCGCGAAATTCTGCGCTGGTCGGATCAGCTCGCCCGAGAAGTCGAACTTCTTGCCGGCGGAGAAGTCGGCCGCGTTCGAATGGGCATCGGGCCCGGCGCGAAGGCATTGCTGATGCCGGAACTGGTCACGAAAATTCTGACCCGCTTTCCCAACCTGCATCTCGACGTCGACGTGCTTGCCTCTGACGAACTGTATGACAGACTGATTTCACGCCAACTCGATCTTGTCGTCGGACACTTCAGCCCCCTGCTGGACTTCCCCGACATGCGCGTGCTGCCGCTTGTGGATGAGCCTGGCTCCTCAATCGTTCGCGCCGACCATCCCTTGACCAAAATCGCAAACATCACCTGGCAAGACAGTCTGAATTATCCTCATGTTTCGACCGTTCGTTACAAGACTTACGCGCCGTACTTTTCAGAAGGCCTGCCCGCTGGGGCCGAACAAATCCTCACAACCGTCAGAACGTCGGATATGGAATGTGCACACAGGCTGGTCGAAGAGATGGACTTTGTCGCCCTCGCCTCCCAGCTCGTCTTTCGGTCTGATCTTCAGTCCGGACGCTTCGTGACCCTGCCGCTGCCTCGCCGATATCATTCAGCCTGCTCAGTCGCCGTCACCGATGAGGCAGCTCACTTTCCAGTCGTGCGCGGAATTATCGATCTCGTCCGCCAAGGGCTGGAAAAGGCTGGGCTCGAATTGTTGTCTTAG
- a CDS encoding TonB-dependent receptor, translating into MAGATGAVHAQEADQDTEQSRTLETVTITATKREENLQDVPISISAFSEAQIEATGSQNLQDLANSIPNLVYPSSREGGGADISIRGVFQQAQPLQIGFDNGYGVYLDGVYMGKHFSVNQDLGEIERVEVLRGPQGTLFGKNTIAGALNIVSKRPDNEFGGQVSAEIGNYDLRRVRASVNVPIVEDKLAFRLALSGTERDGYVKNKTLGVDLANIDDFNGRLLVGYTPTPNTGVYLSVDHRHSVSRHYEAENADIGFTNYTGDDEPFTVYRDFVDRNDLQTFGTSLTVEHEFENGFSLTSITGYRDDKINAPRDVDGSDFGGYNRNKMVVGQNLFTQELRLASPEYDRFDYVAGLYYFKQANSRDEVAEVLPTWIPALVGFANFQYDVDVESYAAFFHSNFRVTDDFTLFGGLRYTDETKELEALQTSDPAAILPAFGVPFGQADIDEDIQDSDISYTAGLRYQFTDDIMAYGSVATGYKSGAFNVGGNITTGILANDLTVDPESVTSYEAGMKTRLFNGMVQLNGAVFLLNYDDLQVRVFDPTVGTIGTNVLKNAASVESKGFELELSARPTDPLLVALGIGYVDSTYDSFEGVPLQRPAGSFGDDNDGVIDRRTDATGNRVPLAPKWTINAAVGYDVPLPNQGQWRSRLDYNYKSERYGADGSTNDPADLLPGYSLINVRTGYESPDGNYGIYLWAKNLTDERELDETRYIQFITSRLQQRYIEPRTYGVSVNMKF; encoded by the coding sequence ATGGCTGGTGCAACCGGCGCGGTCCACGCGCAGGAGGCTGATCAGGATACGGAGCAATCGCGCACCCTGGAGACAGTGACCATTACGGCGACCAAGCGTGAAGAAAACCTTCAGGACGTGCCGATCTCGATCTCGGCGTTCAGCGAAGCACAGATCGAAGCGACCGGCTCACAGAACCTGCAGGACCTGGCCAACTCCATTCCGAACCTCGTCTATCCTTCAAGCCGTGAAGGCGGCGGCGCCGATATCTCGATCCGGGGCGTTTTTCAGCAGGCCCAGCCGTTGCAGATCGGCTTTGACAATGGCTACGGCGTCTATCTGGACGGCGTCTATATGGGCAAGCATTTCTCGGTCAATCAGGATCTCGGCGAGATTGAGCGCGTCGAAGTCTTGCGGGGGCCGCAAGGAACACTTTTCGGAAAGAACACGATCGCAGGCGCGCTCAACATTGTGTCCAAACGGCCCGACAATGAATTCGGGGGACAGGTCTCTGCCGAAATCGGCAATTACGATCTGAGACGTGTCAGGGCGAGCGTCAATGTCCCGATCGTTGAAGACAAACTCGCTTTCCGTCTGGCGCTGTCGGGTACCGAACGCGATGGGTATGTAAAGAACAAGACCCTGGGGGTAGATCTCGCCAATATTGATGACTTCAACGGTCGCCTCCTGGTCGGCTACACGCCAACGCCCAATACAGGTGTGTATCTCTCAGTCGATCATCGCCACTCCGTTTCACGCCACTACGAGGCGGAGAACGCGGATATTGGCTTCACCAATTACACCGGAGATGATGAGCCATTCACAGTGTATCGCGACTTCGTCGATCGAAATGATCTACAGACATTTGGTACATCGCTGACGGTCGAGCACGAGTTCGAGAACGGATTCTCGTTGACTTCGATTACGGGCTATCGCGACGACAAGATCAATGCGCCGAGAGACGTCGATGGATCAGACTTTGGCGGCTACAACCGCAACAAGATGGTGGTCGGGCAAAATCTGTTCACCCAGGAACTGCGTCTGGCATCGCCTGAGTATGATCGCTTCGATTATGTGGCTGGTCTGTATTACTTCAAGCAGGCCAACAGCCGTGATGAAGTTGCAGAGGTTCTGCCGACCTGGATTCCGGCGCTCGTTGGCTTTGCGAATTTCCAGTATGATGTCGATGTCGAAAGTTATGCGGCATTCTTTCACTCAAACTTCCGTGTCACCGACGATTTCACACTGTTTGGTGGCTTGCGTTACACAGATGAAACAAAGGAACTGGAAGCGCTGCAGACCTCTGATCCGGCGGCGATCCTGCCAGCTTTTGGTGTGCCATTCGGCCAGGCGGATATCGATGAGGATATCCAGGATAGCGACATCTCATACACTGCCGGCCTGCGCTACCAGTTCACCGATGACATTATGGCCTATGGGAGCGTGGCAACCGGCTACAAGTCGGGTGCATTCAATGTCGGCGGTAACATCACGACCGGTATTCTTGCCAACGATCTGACCGTCGATCCAGAATCTGTAACCAGCTATGAAGCGGGCATGAAGACCCGCCTGTTCAATGGCATGGTGCAGCTCAATGGCGCTGTCTTCCTGCTGAACTATGACGACCTTCAGGTTCGTGTCTTCGACCCGACCGTCGGAACGATTGGCACCAATGTCCTGAAAAACGCGGCCAGCGTCGAATCCAAGGGGTTTGAGCTGGAATTATCCGCGAGACCCACCGACCCGCTGCTTGTGGCCCTCGGCATCGGATATGTCGATTCCACCTACGATTCCTTTGAGGGTGTGCCGCTCCAGCGTCCCGCTGGCAGCTTTGGCGACGACAATGATGGTGTGATTGACCGGCGAACCGACGCGACTGGCAATCGCGTGCCGCTCGCCCCGAAATGGACGATCAATGCGGCAGTTGGCTATGATGTCCCGTTGCCTAATCAGGGCCAATGGCGCTCACGCCTTGATTACAACTACAAAAGCGAACGGTACGGCGCGGACGGCTCCACGAATGATCCGGCAGACCTGCTACCTGGCTACTCGCTTATAAATGTCCGCACGGGGTATGAATCGCCGGACGGAAATTACGGCATCTATCTCTGGGCAAAGAATTTGACCGATGAAAGAGAACTGGATGAGACCCGGTATATTCAATTCATCACCAGTAGACTGCAACAGCGCTACATCGAACCGCGAACCTACGGCGTTAGCGTGAACATGAAGTTCTAG